In Tolypothrix sp. NIES-4075, the following proteins share a genomic window:
- the tal gene encoding transaldolase encodes MTTNHLLEIKQYGQSIWMDNLTRDLIQSGELKDMVENKGICGITSNPAIFEKAIAGNVIYDADIEKGVRASLPTYKIYESLVFADIRNGCDILRPVYEASDKLDGYVSIEVPPTIAHDTEATIAEARRYYQEIGRENVMIKIPGTEAGLPAVEQVIADGINVNVTLLFSVQSYINSAWAYIRGLEARVKEGKDISNIACVASFFLSRIDSNIDGKIDAKLKKGVDDIAVEAKLKAVKGKVAIANAKIAYQEYKKISQSDRWQALAAKGAKVQRLLWASTSTKDPSYSDVMYVDELVGSDTVNTLPPATIEACADHCDVASRVETDVDQAYQLIESLKDPDINIDINQVMDELLVDGIDKFVKPFQSLMDSLEDKIKVLSPV; translated from the coding sequence ATGACAACTAACCATTTACTAGAGATAAAACAATACGGTCAAAGTATCTGGATGGATAACTTGACTCGTGACCTGATTCAGTCAGGCGAATTGAAAGATATGGTGGAAAATAAAGGGATCTGTGGAATTACCTCGAACCCAGCCATATTTGAAAAAGCGATCGCCGGAAACGTCATTTATGATGCCGATATTGAAAAAGGCGTCCGCGCAAGCTTACCGACATACAAAATTTACGAATCCCTAGTTTTTGCAGATATCCGTAATGGGTGTGATATTTTACGCCCAGTTTATGAAGCCTCGGATAAATTAGACGGTTACGTGAGCATAGAAGTACCACCAACTATCGCTCATGATACAGAGGCAACGATAGCCGAGGCTCGCCGCTATTATCAAGAAATTGGACGGGAAAATGTGATGATTAAAATTCCCGGTACAGAAGCGGGTTTGCCAGCAGTCGAACAAGTGATAGCTGACGGGATCAACGTTAACGTGACGCTGTTATTTTCAGTCCAAAGCTATATAAACTCAGCTTGGGCTTACATTCGTGGTTTAGAAGCTAGAGTCAAAGAAGGCAAAGACATTAGTAACATAGCTTGCGTAGCCAGCTTCTTTCTTAGTCGCATTGATAGCAACATTGACGGCAAGATTGATGCTAAGTTGAAGAAAGGCGTTGATGATATTGCCGTAGAAGCAAAACTGAAAGCTGTGAAAGGAAAAGTAGCGATCGCAAACGCCAAGATAGCGTACCAAGAGTACAAGAAGATTAGCCAGAGCGATCGTTGGCAAGCCTTAGCAGCAAAAGGTGCAAAAGTCCAGCGACTTCTATGGGCAAGCACCAGCACTAAAGACCCCAGCTACAGCGACGTGATGTATGTCGATGAGTTGGTAGGTTCCGACACCGTTAACACCCTACCACCAGCGACAATAGAAGCTTGTGCCGACCACTGTGATGTCGCAAGTCGCGTTGAGACAGATGTCGATCAAGCTTACCAGCTCATCGAAAGCTTGAAAGACCCCGACATCAACATCGACATCAACCAAGTTATGGACGAACTACTTGTTGATGGTATTGATAAGTTTGTCAAGCCCTTCCAATCATTGATGGATTCCTTAGAAGACAAAATCAAAGTCTTGTCACCAGTTTAG
- the fbp gene encoding class 1 fructose-bisphosphatase, with amino-acid sequence MAPSPESLELSNNEIADKSLDRDCTTLSRHVLQQFKTFSPQAQDLSALMNRIALAGKLVARRLSRAGLMEGVLGFTGDVNVQGESVKKMDVYANDVFISVFKQSGLVCRLASEEMEKPYYIPENCPIGRYTLLYDPIDGSSNTDTNLSLGSIFAIRQQEGDDLDGQAKDLLTDGRKQIAAGYILYGPSTMLVYTIGKGVHSFTLDPSLGEFILTEENIQIPAHGSVYSVNEGNFWQWDESIREYIRYVHRTEGYTARYSGAMVSDIHRILVQGGVFLYPGILPKPEGKLRLLYESAPLAFVIEQAGGRATTGLVDILDIVPKKLHQRTPLIIGSKQDVAKVESFIQNGH; translated from the coding sequence ATGGCTCCATCGCCAGAATCTCTTGAGTTGTCTAACAACGAGATCGCAGACAAAAGTTTAGATCGTGATTGTACAACTTTATCGCGTCACGTCCTACAGCAATTTAAGACTTTTTCGCCCCAAGCACAGGATTTAAGTGCGCTGATGAATCGCATAGCCCTGGCTGGTAAACTAGTTGCCCGTCGCCTCAGCCGTGCTGGTTTAATGGAAGGTGTTCTTGGATTTACAGGGGATGTGAATGTACAGGGAGAGTCCGTCAAAAAGATGGATGTTTACGCCAACGACGTATTTATCTCGGTATTTAAGCAAAGCGGCTTAGTTTGTCGTTTAGCTTCCGAGGAAATGGAAAAACCCTACTACATTCCAGAAAACTGCCCGATTGGTCGCTACACGCTATTGTACGATCCCATCGATGGCTCATCTAACACGGATACCAACCTCAGCTTAGGTTCAATTTTCGCGATTCGCCAACAAGAAGGAGACGATCTTGATGGTCAGGCTAAAGACTTACTCACCGATGGACGCAAACAAATAGCCGCCGGATACATCCTGTACGGTCCCAGCACCATGCTGGTATATACTATAGGTAAGGGAGTTCATTCTTTTACCCTCGATCCCAGCTTAGGAGAGTTTATTCTCACCGAAGAAAATATTCAAATTCCTGCCCACGGTTCAGTTTACAGCGTAAACGAGGGTAATTTTTGGCAGTGGGACGAATCAATTCGCGAATATATTCGCTACGTCCATCGCACCGAAGGCTATACCGCTCGTTATAGTGGGGCAATGGTAAGTGATATCCACAGAATTTTAGTTCAAGGCGGTGTATTTCTTTACCCAGGCATACTTCCCAAGCCAGAAGGTAAACTGCGCTTGCTTTATGAATCTGCTCCTTTGGCATTTGTAATAGAGCAAGCAGGTGGTCGCGCTACTACGGGACTAGTAGATATTTTGGACATAGTACCGAAAAAACTGCACCAGCGCACCCCTTTGATTATTGGCAGCAAACAGGATGTAGCAAAGGTGGAGTCTTTTATTCAAAACGGGCACTAA